Proteins encoded in a region of the Zunongwangia endophytica genome:
- a CDS encoding monovalent cation:proton antiporter family protein, protein MEIPILQDIVVILGLSVLIILVIQKIKIPSILGFLLAGIIAGPHAFNLISNGHEVELLSEIGIIFLLFVIGIELSLKGLAAIKNTIFIGGGLQVGGTILFTALAAQVLGLPLNTSIFLGFLFSLSSTAIVLKLFQQRGEITSPHGRISIGILIFQDIIVVPMMLLTPILAGKADNILMTIGILVGKIALVLVVILLLAKYVVPKVLGWVVKTKNQELFILTVVVFCFAIAWLTSSVGLSLALGAFFAGLIISESDYSHQATANVLPFREIFISFFFISVGTLLDLKFFFSNIGYILLLVLGVVLLKMLVIGITVLVLKYKPRTIFLTLFSLFQVGEFSLLLSSVGLENGILPDNVYQYFLAISILSMALTPFLIMNASKLTYGILKAPIPSAVRHRLSNIKKNTQSEEQFSEENLSDHIVIIGYGTNGENIAKAARSADIPYVIVDIDPESFENAKRNNEPIVFGDATNSVILKHIHIQESRVVVIAISDATATKKIISSIRLFTQTAFIIVRTRQVKEIEENLRVGADEVIPADFETSIEIFTRVLKKYLVPYDEIVDFTSSIRSADYEMLTKIKDKPHNPALHHLNIPNKEIATLSVQQKNKNIVGKTLEQSGIAKNYGVTVLAIKRDTQYLTEITPKTKIKRGDLIYIFGNPSNINHLNSLLSI, encoded by the coding sequence ATGGAAATCCCTATTTTACAAGATATTGTTGTTATTCTGGGATTATCTGTGCTTATTATTCTAGTTATTCAGAAAATAAAAATCCCGAGCATCCTAGGCTTTTTATTAGCAGGAATCATTGCCGGCCCGCATGCTTTTAATTTGATAAGCAATGGGCACGAAGTAGAATTACTAAGTGAAATTGGTATTATTTTCTTACTCTTCGTAATTGGGATAGAACTTTCGCTAAAAGGCCTGGCTGCAATTAAAAACACCATTTTTATTGGCGGGGGTCTGCAAGTTGGGGGTACAATTTTATTTACGGCGTTAGCAGCTCAGGTTTTAGGGCTGCCTTTAAATACTTCTATATTCCTTGGCTTTCTGTTCTCTCTAAGTAGTACAGCAATTGTCTTAAAATTATTCCAACAACGTGGCGAGATTACCTCACCTCACGGAAGAATTAGTATTGGGATACTAATATTCCAGGATATTATTGTTGTTCCCATGATGCTGCTAACTCCAATATTAGCGGGAAAAGCTGATAATATTTTAATGACCATTGGGATACTAGTAGGTAAAATTGCATTGGTTTTAGTGGTAATTTTACTCCTGGCAAAATATGTAGTTCCTAAAGTTCTTGGGTGGGTGGTTAAAACTAAAAATCAGGAATTATTTATTCTCACCGTTGTGGTTTTTTGTTTTGCGATTGCCTGGCTAACCAGTTCAGTGGGCTTGTCACTTGCTTTGGGTGCGTTTTTTGCCGGACTTATTATTTCTGAATCTGATTATAGCCATCAGGCAACTGCTAATGTGCTTCCCTTTCGGGAGATCTTTATCAGTTTCTTTTTTATCTCTGTAGGTACACTTTTAGATCTGAAGTTCTTTTTCTCAAATATTGGTTATATTCTGCTTTTAGTACTAGGAGTTGTTTTACTGAAAATGTTGGTGATTGGAATTACCGTTTTGGTGCTAAAGTACAAGCCAAGAACGATATTTCTAACGTTGTTTAGTCTATTTCAGGTAGGTGAATTTTCCTTACTACTATCTAGTGTTGGTTTAGAAAACGGAATACTCCCGGATAATGTTTATCAGTATTTTTTAGCAATTTCAATTTTAAGCATGGCGCTAACACCATTTTTAATTATGAATGCTTCTAAACTTACCTACGGAATTTTAAAAGCGCCAATACCATCTGCCGTTCGCCATCGCTTATCCAACATCAAGAAAAACACGCAATCTGAAGAGCAATTTTCAGAAGAAAACTTAAGCGATCATATTGTAATTATCGGTTATGGTACCAATGGAGAAAATATTGCAAAGGCAGCTAGAAGCGCAGATATTCCTTATGTTATTGTGGATATCGATCCTGAATCTTTTGAAAACGCAAAACGAAACAACGAACCTATTGTTTTTGGAGATGCAACCAATTCGGTTATTCTAAAACATATCCATATTCAGGAAAGTCGTGTTGTGGTAATAGCCATATCTGATGCTACAGCGACTAAAAAAATAATTAGCTCCATAAGACTGTTTACGCAGACGGCTTTTATTATCGTTAGAACTAGACAAGTGAAAGAAATTGAAGAAAACCTGCGTGTTGGTGCAGACGAAGTGATCCCGGCAGATTTCGAAACTTCTATAGAAATTTTTACGCGTGTGCTTAAAAAGTATTTAGTTCCTTATGATGAGATTGTTGATTTTACGAGTAGTATACGTTCAGCAGATTACGAGATGCTTACCAAAATTAAAGATAAGCCACATAACCCTGCCCTGCATCATCTCAACATTCCAAATAAAGAAATTGCCACGCTTAGTGTTCAGCAAAAAAATAAAAACATTGTTGGTAAAACACTGGAACAATCTGGAATAGCTAAGAATTACGGGGTTACCGTTCTTGCAATCAAACGCGATACCCAATATTTGACGGAGATTACTCCGAAAACTAAAATAAAAAGAGGCGATTTAATTTACATTTTTGGTAATCCTTCAAACATCAATCACTTAAATAGCTTACTTTCTATATAA
- a CDS encoding peptidase M61 — protein sequence MKKILYTAALLASLYSCKTTQNLGSKDQPVIAKLDLVNVGEDKVKVVVDPAKITTGEISFFIPKTVPGTYSTDNYGKFVENFKAYDYDGNELQFSHDDDNTWIISDAKSLDKVSYEVNDSYDVEGEEGVFSPSGTNIDASNNFMLNLHGFIGYFNTLQEEPYRIEIMRPDGLIAGTSLTAQTQNEDADDNFSTDIFNVGRYFEVTDHPIMYAKPDTTSFDVEGMKVLLDVYSPSGKFSAQDIKPGIQKMISAQKQFLGDINDTKKYAILLYLSNLEAPDARGFGALEHHTSTVVVLPETMTNEQLDESMKDVVSHEFFHIVTPLSVHSNEIHYFDYNDPKMSQHLWMYEGVTEYFANLFQVNQGLINNQDFYDRMADKIKSSMNFDDTVPFTVMSENILSEEYEDSYYNVYQKGALIGMALDIRLRELSNGEMGILDLMKKLSEKYGKDKPFNDEDLIGDIVELTYPEIQNFFDSYITGETPIPYEEFFAKVGLEEQSKMVNTGYFLHGKVPYIDGEPTSQELFFREGIKLNSFLEELGVKGGDVIKKIDGTEYTIQNVYALINSSRSWEEGKEVEFVVERDGEEMTLTATTSQPQTEETSITEIDLPAGSPKVELRKAWLKN from the coding sequence ATGAAGAAAATACTGTATACAGCGGCTTTACTGGCCAGTTTGTACTCATGTAAGACCACTCAAAACCTAGGCTCTAAAGATCAGCCGGTTATTGCTAAATTAGATCTGGTAAATGTAGGAGAAGACAAAGTAAAAGTTGTTGTAGATCCTGCTAAAATCACCACTGGAGAAATTAGCTTTTTTATTCCGAAAACCGTTCCAGGCACCTACTCTACCGATAACTACGGTAAATTCGTAGAAAATTTTAAAGCCTACGATTACGACGGTAACGAACTTCAGTTTTCTCATGACGATGATAATACCTGGATAATAAGCGACGCTAAAAGCTTAGACAAGGTGAGTTACGAAGTGAATGACAGTTACGATGTTGAAGGTGAAGAAGGAGTTTTTTCTCCATCAGGTACCAATATCGACGCTTCTAATAATTTCATGCTGAATTTACATGGATTTATAGGGTATTTTAATACGCTTCAGGAAGAGCCTTATCGTATTGAAATTATGCGCCCAGACGGTCTAATCGCGGGAACATCTTTAACTGCTCAAACGCAAAACGAAGATGCCGATGATAATTTCAGTACAGATATTTTTAATGTTGGTCGCTATTTTGAAGTTACCGATCACCCGATCATGTATGCGAAACCAGATACCACTAGTTTTGATGTAGAGGGCATGAAAGTTCTTTTGGATGTTTATTCTCCATCGGGTAAATTTTCTGCACAAGATATCAAGCCGGGCATTCAAAAAATGATTAGTGCACAAAAGCAATTTTTAGGTGACATAAACGACACTAAAAAATATGCAATATTGCTTTACTTATCCAATCTTGAAGCTCCAGATGCTCGTGGTTTCGGTGCTTTAGAGCATCACACCAGTACAGTAGTTGTACTTCCTGAAACAATGACGAACGAGCAACTTGATGAAAGTATGAAGGATGTGGTTTCTCACGAATTCTTCCATATCGTAACTCCATTGAGCGTTCATTCTAACGAGATTCATTATTTTGATTATAATGATCCTAAAATGTCTCAGCATTTATGGATGTATGAAGGAGTTACTGAATATTTCGCTAATCTTTTTCAGGTAAATCAAGGTTTAATCAATAATCAGGATTTCTACGACCGTATGGCCGATAAGATCAAATCTTCGATGAATTTTGATGATACGGTACCTTTTACAGTGATGAGTGAAAATATTCTTTCTGAAGAATATGAAGATAGTTATTACAACGTATATCAAAAAGGTGCGCTTATTGGAATGGCTTTAGACATTAGACTAAGAGAACTTAGTAATGGCGAAATGGGCATTCTGGATCTTATGAAGAAACTAAGCGAAAAATACGGTAAAGATAAACCGTTTAACGATGAAGATTTAATAGGTGATATTGTTGAATTAACTTATCCTGAAATTCAGAATTTCTTCGACAGTTATATTACCGGTGAAACACCAATTCCGTACGAAGAGTTTTTCGCTAAAGTTGGATTAGAAGAGCAATCGAAAATGGTAAATACAGGATATTTTCTACATGGAAAAGTGCCATATATCGATGGCGAACCAACTTCACAAGAATTATTCTTTAGAGAAGGAATTAAATTGAATAGCTTTCTAGAAGAATTAGGTGTAAAAGGTGGTGACGTTATTAAAAAAATTGACGGGACTGAATATACAATCCAAAATGTATATGCGCTTATTAATAGTTCTAGATCTTGGGAAGAAGGAAAAGAAGTTGAATTTGTCGTAGAACGAGACGGTGAAGAAATGACTTTAACTGCCACAACTTCACAGCCACAAACTGAAGAAACTTCGATTACAGAAATAGATTTACCAGCCGGAAGTCCTAAAGTTGAACTTAGAAAAGCATGGCTTAAAAATTAA
- a CDS encoding glutamate-5-semialdehyde dehydrogenase: protein MILLSSDKKNNVLKSMMRILDERRQEIITENKKDLEAFGEGDQAMYDRLVCDDKKVDGMITSVKEVMEQEDPVGQTIENRTLDTGLDITNKTAPFGNIMIIYESRPDVTIEAAVLAFKANNKIYLKGGKEAINSNKILIQCWHDALKENDLDSDWIELLHLSRPETQEFLKNPPVQLDLIVPRGGERLIGFVKEHATGAVLVSGRGNNFLYVSKNADFEVAKKVMLNAKIDKISGCNALDKVLVDVNIPNYEKKLKELQEMFKTNEVKILVDEDVKKVLTDEEEVPSESTWYEEFLAMKIVIGSIDGLDATIDKINKYSGGHSAVIITTEKEEALTFMEQVDSAAVYHNASTRFTDGGQMGVGAELAISTDKLHHRGPLGLKQLTTNKYYVLGDGHIR, encoded by the coding sequence ATGATACTTTTAAGTTCAGATAAAAAAAACAACGTATTAAAATCCATGATGAGAATCTTGGACGAAAGACGTCAGGAAATTATCACCGAAAATAAAAAGGATCTTGAAGCTTTTGGGGAAGGAGACCAGGCCATGTATGATCGCTTGGTATGTGATGATAAAAAAGTAGATGGTATGATTACTTCAGTAAAAGAAGTAATGGAACAGGAAGATCCTGTAGGTCAAACGATCGAAAATAGAACACTAGATACAGGTCTTGATATCACAAATAAAACGGCTCCTTTTGGAAACATCATGATTATTTACGAATCTCGTCCTGATGTTACTATCGAGGCTGCAGTTCTGGCTTTTAAAGCAAATAATAAGATCTATTTAAAAGGTGGTAAAGAAGCCATAAATAGTAATAAAATTCTTATCCAATGCTGGCATGATGCGCTAAAGGAAAATGACTTAGATTCAGATTGGATCGAGTTATTACACCTTAGCCGACCAGAAACTCAGGAATTTCTTAAAAACCCACCAGTACAATTAGATTTAATTGTGCCACGTGGTGGAGAGCGATTAATTGGTTTCGTAAAAGAGCATGCTACAGGAGCAGTATTAGTTAGTGGTAGAGGAAATAACTTCCTTTATGTTTCTAAAAACGCTGACTTTGAGGTTGCGAAGAAAGTGATGCTGAATGCGAAAATCGATAAAATTTCAGGTTGTAACGCATTAGATAAAGTGTTAGTAGATGTGAACATTCCAAATTACGAAAAGAAGTTGAAAGAGCTTCAGGAAATGTTTAAAACTAATGAAGTGAAAATCTTAGTTGATGAGGACGTTAAAAAAGTACTTACTGATGAAGAAGAAGTTCCTTCAGAATCTACATGGTACGAAGAGTTCTTAGCGATGAAGATCGTAATTGGTAGTATTGATGGTTTAGATGCTACAATCGATAAAATCAACAAATATTCAGGAGGACATTCAGCTGTTATTATCACTACCGAAAAAGAGGAAGCTCTTACTTTTATGGAGCAGGTAGATAGTGCTGCAGTATATCACAATGCTTCTACTAGGTTTACAGATGGTGGCCAAATGGGTGTTGGAGCAGAATTAGCAATTAGTACCGATAAATTGCACCACCGTGGACCATTAGGTTTAAAGCAGTTAACAACAAATAAATATTATGTGTTAGGTGACGGACACATTAGATAA
- the proC gene encoding pyrroline-5-carboxylate reductase, whose translation MKNVKMKVLVIGAGNMGLTYAEGMAKSSLLNRRNLMIFDKSAEVITDLSKVDHFDVFDKIDHCLPQADIIFLAVKPYHIEELFKEISPMVNDEQIFVSLMAGVTIKTIQDGLGIKKVVRSMPNLPAQVGKGVTSYTGAKEVSRVELLMVRNLLDTTGESIKVKNENFIDASTGISGSGPAYVFYFMGSMLEAALKMGFSENDSKVLVSQTFEGAVELFNQHNLSPDTWMERVASKGGTTRAALDSMDDNNVKELIKNAAYAAFDRAVELGEGK comes from the coding sequence TTGAAAAACGTAAAAATGAAAGTATTAGTTATTGGAGCAGGAAATATGGGACTTACTTACGCTGAAGGTATGGCAAAAAGCAGTCTTTTAAATCGAAGAAATCTTATGATATTCGATAAATCTGCCGAAGTTATTACCGACTTAAGTAAAGTAGACCATTTTGATGTTTTCGACAAGATAGACCACTGCTTACCGCAAGCAGACATTATATTTTTAGCTGTAAAACCTTATCATATTGAGGAGCTATTTAAAGAGATAAGCCCGATGGTTAACGACGAGCAAATTTTCGTTTCGTTAATGGCAGGTGTTACGATAAAAACCATACAAGATGGTTTAGGAATTAAGAAGGTTGTAAGATCAATGCCTAACCTTCCGGCACAAGTTGGTAAAGGAGTTACTTCTTATACCGGAGCGAAAGAAGTTTCAAGAGTAGAACTACTAATGGTAAGAAATCTATTAGATACTACTGGAGAATCTATTAAAGTTAAAAACGAGAATTTTATAGATGCTTCTACAGGTATTAGCGGTAGTGGACCGGCATACGTATTCTATTTTATGGGATCTATGTTAGAAGCTGCACTTAAAATGGGATTCTCTGAAAATGACAGTAAAGTCTTAGTTAGTCAAACATTTGAAGGTGCCGTTGAATTATTCAACCAGCACAACTTATCTCCTGATACATGGATGGAACGTGTTGCATCTAAAGGAGGTACTACTAGAGCAGCATTAGACTCAATGGACGATAATAATGTAAAGGAATTAATTAAAAATGCAGCTTACGCAGCTTTTGATCGTGCTGTCGAACTTGGTGAAGGGAAATAA
- the proB gene encoding glutamate 5-kinase, translated as MENKKKRIVVKVGTNVMTNKDNRILGPILKHLVEQISELYEEDIMTVLVSSGSAIAGKEILGEINIDEPSKRRQVYSSVGQPRMMRHYYGIFHDYGMRCAQVLATKRDFSPGIHRENMINCYESLLSEGIIPIANEDDAVSVTMSMFSDNDELASLVAELIGADSLIILSDTDGLYTGHPDDDDSEKLNKVQVDQNVEKYVQESGKGEGEGRGGMESKIKIAKETASKNITTYIANGKRPNVIVDIVNGKPVGTKFTS; from the coding sequence ATGGAAAATAAGAAGAAAAGAATTGTCGTTAAAGTTGGTACTAATGTAATGACCAATAAAGACAATAGAATTCTAGGGCCGATACTTAAACATTTAGTAGAACAGATTTCTGAATTGTACGAAGAAGATATAATGACGGTCTTAGTATCTTCAGGTTCGGCGATTGCTGGTAAAGAGATCTTGGGAGAAATTAATATCGATGAACCTTCAAAAAGAAGACAGGTATATTCTTCTGTAGGACAACCAAGAATGATGAGACACTACTACGGTATATTCCATGACTACGGAATGCGTTGTGCTCAGGTACTTGCAACTAAAAGAGATTTTAGCCCAGGTATTCATAGAGAAAATATGATCAATTGCTACGAATCTTTACTTTCTGAAGGTATTATACCAATCGCAAACGAAGACGATGCAGTTTCAGTAACAATGTCTATGTTCTCTGATAATGATGAGTTAGCAAGTCTTGTAGCTGAACTAATTGGTGCAGACTCTCTAATCATTTTAAGTGATACTGATGGTCTTTATACAGGACATCCAGATGATGATGATTCTGAAAAACTAAATAAAGTCCAGGTAGATCAGAACGTAGAAAAATATGTTCAGGAATCTGGAAAAGGTGAAGGTGAAGGCCGTGGAGGAATGGAGTCTAAAATTAAGATTGCAAAAGAAACTGCCTCAAAAAATATTACAACTTACATCGCAAATGGTAAACGACCTAATGTGATTGTAGATATTGTAAATGGTAAACCAGTTGGAACTAAGTTTACCTCATAA
- a CDS encoding S10 family peptidase, protein MKKICTLFFTLIASISFAQQVKVPVDTTVVTNHSVTINGKNIDYSATTGMQPVWDKSGIPIASLYYTYYKRKDIKNTENRPLVISFNGGPGSASVWMHIAYTGPRILKIDDEGFPVQPYGIKENPHSILDVADIVYVNPVNTGYSRPIPDKDGKVDKSKFFGVNADISYLAEWLNTFVTRNNCWLSPKYLIGESYGTTRVSGLALELQNNQWMYLNGVILVSPTELGIDREGPVEVANRLPYFAATAWYHKLLPQELQSKSLHELLEEVESYSINEVLPVLVKGGFTSEETKNTIAEKMEYYSSIDKKVFLQNNLELPIGAFWKELRRDDGFTVGRLDSRYLGIDRKETGNYPDYNAELTSWLHSFTPAINYYLREDLNFKTDLKYFMFGPVHPWDRTRNNTGENLRQAMAQNPNLDVMIQSGYFDGACTYFNAKYSMWQLDPSGKMKDRLSFKGYESGHMMYLRKDDLKTANDDIRAFIKNSLPAEGESTKY, encoded by the coding sequence ATGAAGAAAATTTGTACACTCTTTTTCACGCTTATTGCAAGCATTTCTTTTGCTCAACAAGTAAAAGTACCGGTAGATACGACCGTTGTAACTAACCACTCTGTGACAATTAATGGTAAAAATATTGATTATTCAGCAACTACAGGCATGCAGCCGGTATGGGATAAATCTGGAATTCCAATTGCCAGTTTATACTATACCTATTATAAAAGAAAAGATATTAAAAATACCGAAAATCGACCTTTAGTGATCTCTTTTAATGGTGGTCCTGGTTCGGCTTCAGTTTGGATGCATATTGCGTACACCGGCCCTAGAATCTTAAAAATTGATGATGAAGGATTTCCGGTACAGCCTTACGGGATAAAAGAAAATCCACATTCTATTTTAGATGTTGCCGATATCGTTTATGTAAACCCTGTAAACACAGGTTATTCTCGCCCAATTCCGGATAAAGACGGAAAAGTTGATAAAAGTAAATTCTTTGGTGTAAATGCAGATATTAGTTATTTAGCGGAATGGTTAAATACTTTTGTTACCAGAAACAATTGTTGGTTGTCTCCTAAATATTTAATTGGTGAAAGCTACGGAACTACAAGAGTTTCAGGATTGGCCTTAGAACTTCAGAATAACCAATGGATGTATTTAAACGGCGTTATTTTGGTATCACCAACCGAGCTTGGAATTGATCGAGAAGGTCCTGTTGAAGTCGCAAATCGTTTACCATATTTTGCTGCTACGGCATGGTATCACAAATTGCTTCCGCAGGAATTACAGAGCAAATCGCTCCACGAGCTTTTAGAAGAAGTGGAATCTTACAGTATTAATGAAGTTCTTCCTGTTTTAGTCAAAGGTGGATTTACTTCCGAAGAAACAAAAAATACTATTGCTGAAAAAATGGAGTATTACTCCAGCATCGATAAAAAAGTGTTTCTTCAGAATAATTTAGAACTACCAATTGGTGCATTCTGGAAAGAATTAAGAAGAGATGATGGTTTTACTGTGGGGCGTTTGGATTCTCGCTATTTAGGAATCGACCGCAAAGAAACTGGCAATTATCCAGATTATAATGCTGAGTTAACTTCCTGGTTACATTCTTTTACGCCGGCTATAAACTATTATCTACGTGAAGATTTGAATTTCAAAACCGATCTTAAATATTTTATGTTTGGACCGGTACATCCTTGGGATCGCACACGTAACAATACAGGCGAGAATTTAAGACAAGCTATGGCTCAAAATCCAAATTTAGATGTGATGATCCAATCAGGATATTTTGATGGTGCTTGTACGTATTTTAATGCTAAATACAGCATGTGGCAATTGGATCCTAGCGGTAAAATGAAAGACAGATTATCTTTTAAAGGTTATGAAAGCGGACATATGATGTATTTACGAAAAGATGACCTTAAAACTGCAAACGACGATATTCGAGCATTTATAAAAAACAGCTTACCAGCTGAAGGTGAATCTACAAAATATTAA